A region of the Haematobia irritans isolate KBUSLIRL chromosome 5, ASM5000362v1, whole genome shotgun sequence genome:
TTTGGCACCAAATGACCTAAACTTAATGTTCCTCCTATCAATGgtgtataatttaaaaaaatataattttataaagatatttaatttttttattattatagaatcgaattataatttaataataaaataacaatatttaCCACTACAATATTTTATAAGATTCTCAATAATCTTACTTACATATATCTATAAAATACATTCCTAATTTTGCTTAATCTTTCCCTTTCTACTTACACAACGCACTATAGCTCGTACTAAGCTAAAGACTATAAAAATAGCCACCATTATGATAGCCAAGGCAAAAGCTATTACATCCAACAGATAGAATTGATACCATGCTAAATCTAAACCAGCTGAACGTAATTGTGGAGCACCTTTATGCCTTATCACATACTCAATCCAATAGACAGCAACATCACGAGAATTCATTGGGCGATCTTGAAAAATTCTAGAGAAACGTTTAATAACCTCACTATAACGAGGATCATAGATAAGTTTCTCCAGCGATTCCTTGAGAATCCGATGAGTTATCGATTGAAAATGTAAACTAATGGCATATCCATTTCTAACTGCCTTTCGTAAATTCAAATGTTGATCACAATAGAATGGTATACCCAACATGGGTATACCATAATGGACACCCTCTTGGGTGCCAAAGAGACCACCATGTGTTATGAATACCTTGACATTGGGATGGGCCAATATATCCGCTTGTGGTAGCCATTTTTTAATGAGAATATTTTTGGgaagatttttaatattttcatcttCATACTTCCAAATGATTTTCTGTTTCATTGAGGCAAAGACATCGAggaatatttttagtttatcCTCAGGCATATCCTTGGATTGAACATTGCTTCCTGCGgagaagaagaaaatattaaaaaaaaatatacttggaTAAGTTAAGTTGGGTAAGTTAATTGAAGcaatacatttttcaattaatttaaacaaaatacactcaaaaagaaacaattttaattgacttcaaacatattgaccttcccttaaggatgttgaccaacatttttccaaaattgtaccaaaattcatACCAGTGAACcacttttccaaattaaattaatatcatttaaaaattaaaaaattttccaaaattttacttcgatagaaaatttttttaaatttttatttctattaataatttttatttctatttatttctatagaaaatgttgtcaaaaattcttttctatagaacattttgtcaaaattttatttctattgacaattttgtccagattttatctatagaaaattttgtgaaaattttatttctttagaatattttatcgcaattttacttctatagaaaatgtcgtcaaaattttatttctatagaaaatgtcgtcaaaatattttatcgcaattttacttctatagaaaatgttgtcaaaattttatttctatagaaaatgtcgtcaaaattttatttctggagaaaattttgtcataattttgttttatagaaaacattgttaaaattttagttcattagaaaattgtgcccaaattttagttctatagaaaattttgacaaaattttatttctgttgaaaattttttcataattttgtttctacagaaaactttgttaaaattttagtccatttgaaaattgtttctattgaaaattttgccaaaatttaatttctataggacatttagtcgaactttcatttctatagaaaattacgcaaaattttatttctttggaaatttttttgaaaattttacttctatagaaaatgtcgtcaaaattttatttctataggaaatttggaaaaattttatttctataagaaatttggcataattttatttctatagaaaactttgttaaaattttagttcattagaaaattttgaaaacttaccGAGTTGAcgtaaatggaccaaaatcaatcaaattccaTTTGATTCGACCATCGtaccaatttgaaattttgcttctatagaaaatgtcgtcaaaattttatttctataggaaatttggaaaaattttatttctataggaaatttggcaaaattttatttctatagaaaactttgttaaaattttatttctatagaaaactttgttaaaattttagtttatttttcaaaattttctaaaaaattaccgatttgacgaaaatggaccaaaatcaatcaaattccatttggtccgaccatttttagaatttaaaatttaaattttaaattttaaatttaaaatttaatagatttatggaccaattttggtccgatcggaacaAATTGGCAAACCCTGTTCAGAAGATCAATGCTGTTTGTTACAATATAAAATTGTTCAAGCATATCTTTAggcggaaaaattatacactgaTAATATCAGGGTTGCCAATGTGGtccgattttattttctaaagaaataaaattttccacaaaattttctatagataaaatcttgacaaaattttcaatagaaataaaattttgacaaaagtttctatagaaataaaaattttacaaaattttctatcgaagtaaaaaattttaatttttaaatgatattaatttaatttaaaaaaatggtccgctggagcaaattttggtccaattttggaaaaatgttggtccaattttggaaaaattcattTTGGCAAAGCTGTActaagagaaggaatatgatcacatcaaacgtgttttaagagcaaaattttatttttgggtggtgaccatgtaatggttttcgcaaccatgttatttgctcggaaatcatgtctctgatttcggcaagcaggttatatttgacgagaaaataacattttagtgacaaacatgttacatggtcaccatacaaaaataacattttgctcttgaaacatgtttgaggtgatcatattccttctctgcgtgtggataatatcccagcaaacaaaattggaagtgcttctaaaggcacaactttaaaagcacttccaaatatgttttcccaaagatgttctctaTTTTAACAGCACAGAAAGTTAATTttagccaatttttttataactcgagtttttcatatttttagtgggaaattattttttttttatttcaaatacgaTAAAGGCAgattaagaatttataaaatggtacaaattatttaaattttgccgtataaaatgctaaatctattcaagaaaaattgcgaatttttgaaaatatttgatgtcaaatgttccagacaagcattagaatgcatcaaaaatcataaaaaaatgtaaaaattatttagttgtaaaaatatcacaaaatttcttaattcacaaccAAAACACTCAATTCGcattacaccttaagaagtgatgcaaattcagtggaaCGGCTGTTggatttgtcataggacggatgctgGACATctccatgttaaatttatcgcttctgcgccaattttgtattaaaaatgtacttttcaaAGCCAAAAGGTACTTAAATTacataatataaatttaaagactattgtaaaagtataagtataattctatagaaaattttgtcaaaattttatttctatagaaaattttgtcaaaattttatttctatagaaaactttgtcaaaattttatttcaatagaaaattttgtcaaaattttaattctatagaaaattttgtcaaaattttatttctatagaaaatgttgtcaaaattttatttctttagaaaattttgtcaaaattttatatagaaataaaattttcacaaaattttctatagaaataaaattttgtcaaaattttctatagaaataaaattttgacaaaaatttatttcaatagaaaaattttttaaagccaAAAGGTACTTAAAttacataatattattttaaagactatTGCAAAagtataattctatagaaaattttgtcaaaattttatttctgcagaaaattttgtcaaaattttatttctatagaaaattttgtcaagattttatttctaaagaaaattttgtcaaaatattatttctatagaaaattttgtcaaaattttatatagaaataaaattttcacaaaagtttctatagaaataaaattttgtcaaaattttctatagaaataaaattttgacaaaattttctgcagaaataaaattttgacaaaattttctatagaattatatttttacaatagtctttaaattaatattttctattgaaataaaattttgtcaaaattttatttctatagaaaattttgtcaaaattttatttctgcagaaaattttgtcaaaattttatttctatagaaaattttgtcaaaattttatttctatagaaaactttgtcaaaattttatatcaatagaaaattttgtcaaaattttatttctatagaaaattttgtcaaaattttatttctatagaaaatgttgtcaaaattttatttgtatagaaaattttgtcaaaattttatttttatagaaaatgttgtcaaaattttatttctttagaaaattttgtcaaaattttatttctatagaaaatttcgtcaaaattttatttctatagaaaattttgtcaaaattttatttctatagaaaattttgtcaaaattttatttgtatagacaattttgtcaaaattttatttctatagacaattttgtcaaaattttatttcaatagaaaattttgtcaatattttatttctatagaaatttttgacaaaattttatttatatagaaaattttgtcaaaattttatttttatagaaaattttatcaaaattttatttcgataaacgtGTGCCACTTTTTTTCGCTTGTgatactttttgtgccactttcaaGAAAATCTCAACAGTATCGCTGCTTACAAGCAACTTAAGTCCCCAAAGGGTTAATTGCGAATGACAAGAGAACATATATTTacctaaactaaaataaattactCCATGGTCAGCATTGTCCACGAAATCCTGAATATCCTGAGGCAATTTCTTAGGTGGATAAATATGCATTCCACCAACAGATATCATACCGGGAACAAGAGGTATCGCTGATGTCAATGGTAAATGACTATTGAGCAACATGACTGATATGTTTTTTTCCATTTGCGATATTGGTGGTATAGAGACTGCAATGAAAAGAGAAGGGGGTttaaagatatttcaattattgtttcaaatacaattttattgaaaatttttataaattattggaataacaaatacaattattaaatataaatgaattttcCTTTCCacgaaaaaaatctctataaagaaatattctatagttctTATCAATATtagtaataaacttttttccaaataaatttattatctaCAATATGCGCTCAAGTTTTTGTTGTGGGAAGTGTACTAAACGTACCTTAGTACAATTaatgataggctaataaataaaatgatcatTACTGATTTTTTATGACCTTATGGAAATATGCATGtcattaaattataaaataaatcgttTACCAATTGCAATATACTGGAATGTTGTGTTGGGAAAGTGAAAATGCCTCTactaaatttcgttattttcacATGTTGGTTAAACTCGTTCTAAACAAATAGAGGAACATCTTAGTTATATAGTCTAATTATTGAAATGAGTAGATCTTCCAATATAGGAAATTGAGGGGAATGTGAAAATCCCAAACAGCTGTCAtcccaaccattttggacaaTATGTTTATCTTTCCTTAATACCATAAAAAACTTAGTAATTATAGGCTAATAAATATGCAATTATATCTAAGCTATAATAGATATATATTGTACAATAAGATCTGCAATAAGCATCATAGAAGATGTGTATTGAAAACAAAagactgaaaaataaaaataataatttattttctacaaaaatgttaaaaaaaataaatttttatgaaattttgtacgatatcaatcaaatttaaagaatttttcaataaaaatttattttttttaatattaaatatatacaaattgcCTCGAAATTATGGAGTTTTGTACGTGGAGAgccggaattgaaatatgggggctacaattatgaacttgatatggacctatttttgtgtgattgggatcgatttatcggagagctatatataactatagaccgatatggacgtagttaggcatggttgttaacggccatatactagcacaatgtaccaaatttcaactgactcggatgaaatttgctcttccaagagggtccaaaaccaaatctcggaatcggtttatatggagattatatataattatggactgatatggaccaatacctgcatggttgttagagaccatatactaacaccacgtactaaatttcaatcagatcggatgagttttgcttatccaccggaggtcacatctggggatgggtttataggcggctatatataattatggactgatatgaaccaattcctgcatggttgttggataccatatactaacatcacgtaccaaatttcaaccgaatcggatgaattttgctcttccaaggggctccggaggtcaaacttagggatcggtttatatgggggctatatataattatggaccgatttcgaccaatttttgcatgggtgtttgaggccatatattaacaccacgtatcaaatttcaactgaatcagatgaattttggtcttccaagaggctccggaggtcaaatctggggatcggtttatatggggactatatataattatggaccgatgtggacctttttttgcataattattagagaacctatactaacaccatgtatcaaatttcaggctgatcggatgacatttacttctcttaaaggctccgcaagccaaatctggggatcggtttatatgggggctatatataattatggaccgatgtggaccaatttttgcatagatgttagagaccatatactaacatcatgtaccaaatttcagccggatcagatgaaattttcttctcttagaggctccgcaagccaaatctggggatcggtttatatgggggctatatacaattatggaccgatgtggaccaatttttgcatggttgttagagaccatatacaaacaccatgtaccaaatttcagccggatcggatgaaatttgcttctcttagaggctccggaagccaaatcgggggatcggtttatatgggggctatatataattattgaccgatgtgaaccaatttttgcatggttgttagagaccatataccaacatcatgtaccaaatttcagccggatcggatgaaatttgcttatttttgaggctccgcaagccaaatcgggggatcggtttatatgggggctatatataattattgaccgatgtgaaccaatttttgcatagatgttagagaccatatacaaacaccatgtaccaaatttcagccggatcggatgaaatttggttctcttagaggatctgcaagccaaatttgggggttcgtttatatgggggctatacgtaaaagtgaaccgatacggcccatttgcaataccatctgaccgacatcaataacaactacttgtgccaagtttcaagtcgatagcttctttcgttcggaagttagcgtgatttcaacagccgtacggacggacggacatgctcagatcgactgagaatttcaccacgacccagaatatatatactttatggggtcttagagcaatatttcgatgtgttacaaacggaatgacaaagttaatatacccccatcctatggtggacggtataaaaatatattaatttttggaTCGATACTTTTACGATTTTTCACTTACCTAATTCACGCTTACATatgctaaaaactaaaaaaaactacatttcgaaaatgtttttaatatgaaatatataaaaataaaaatatcttgaAGTTTTATATGCCAAAAAACACTATAAACATTTGTTTTGtatgcaaattaaaaaattaaataaaatattttcacactATTTTTTAAGAAAGTCAAACTTTGATTAAATGTTCCTTGAaattaaattcatataaaattcaaattttgataaaaatataaagtacatattaatttaatgaatttttagatggcaatataatattgacaaaattttgaatcaaaaaaagattcgacaattgaaaaaaattctttaattaaaaacaaaattccaaTTCCACGATTTTTCAAACGAtgaattaatttcattaaatctatcgataaaaatttaaatattatattttttaatattaagatTATACAAATTTCGAAGATttaaatgcaaaaataaaaacaatctaaaattttttatgaaaatgtaattaaaatttcgccaatatttttaaaatttcaatcgcgaataagttttgtataaaatttaaatttctatgaactttttttaaatcacattttgacaaaaatatggaTTATATACTAATTTTGGCGAATtctttaatgaaaattaaatattgataaaattctatatgataaatattagagaaatgaaagtaaatttaaatttcgaaaaaaaatattggtttaTAGTTTTACGGTCTTTTACTTCACGCtttaataatattgaaaaataccaattcgacgaaattttgtgcgataaataaatttcaaataatgcatcaataaaaattaaaaattaaatttgttcactattaaaaaaaatacctcGGAGTTTTAAATGcagaaaaaatctattttttatgaaaattaaattacatttcgtcaatatttttaagaaatctaAATTACGATAAAActcttcaataaatttaaatttctagaaccagtttttttataagaatcaaattttgataaaattttgaaatacataactattttgacgaatttttggataaatgaaaatacatatatttaattttcaaaaaaaaatctttcatttGCCGAATATGCTTTTACATatgtgtaaaatatttaaatgaaactCCATTTCGTACGATAAATCAATTTCAaagaatttcaaagaaaaaatagagatttttattgttaaatttgtcaatagggctgttttcttttagcactggatacaacatttgtatagactatcctaataaaaaataaaaatctcgaAGTTGTAAATGCTAAATATTCTTCattctttttaaagaaaattaaataaaaaaatgttttctccaatatttttaagacacTGAAATTGCGACAAAGTActcaatggaattttcatttctacttttttctaaaaatcaaattttgacaaaatttaatgacaaatttaatattgacaaaattacattAGAATAatggaattcaatttaaatttccaaaaaatattctttaatttcTCGCAGGCTTTCACTTTCctaattaaatttacaaaaaatcttttcgaccatattttcaaagaagttataaataaaaataaaaacaaatattttttatttaattaaaaacaattcgTTCTGACCATATTTTCAAAgagtttatcaataaaaataaaaaaatattttttaatatgaaatatatataaaattgcctCGAAGTTGTAAATGCGAATAATTCATAGTAtcttatcaaatttttcatgaaatttttgtgaaattttacaaatgaaaaaattttcccaaatgtttGTTCAATTTTTCATTTACCTAATTCATGCTAACATATGCTAAAAATGTTCGACGATATTTTGTAAGATAAATCAGtttcaaattatttatcaataaaaactaaaaattttatttttttgatattttaaaaaatcgattttttttttagaaaatttaataaaatgttgtccatatttttttaagaaactcGTATTGCCGCCAAattgttaatgaaatttaaattcttactaatttaaaaaaaaaataaaatttggcaaagtagaaaaatacatattatttcttaatttatcaacaaaaaaataaagtttttaataaactaaaattaccTTGAAAGTTTAactgcaaaatattttaatttttttatgaaaactaaattgatttttgccaaaattttgtaaataaattcaccatgaaaattaaatttaaagaaacctTCTTTTTAAacctaatttttggcaaaattgttaaaTACATATTCATTTAAAGGAATTCttggatgaaaattaaaatattaaatatggatttaaattacgatttttttttataccctccaccataggatggggggtatattaactttgtcattccgtttgtaacacgtcgaaatattgatttaagagtatatatattctgggtcgtggtgaaattctgagtcgatctgagcatgtccgtccgtccgtctgttgaaatcacgctaacttccgaacgaaacaagctatcgacttgaaacttggcacaagtagttgttattgatgtaggtcggacggtattgcaaatgggccatatcggtacacttttacgtatagcccccatataaaccgatcccccgatttggcttgcggagcctctaatagaagcaaatttcatccgatccggctgaaatttgatacatggtgttagtatgtggtccctaacaaccatgcaaaaagtggtccacatcggtccataattatatatagcccccatataaaccgatcccccgatttggcttgcggagcctctaagagaagcaaatttcatccgatccggctgaaatttggtacatggtgttagtatacggtctctaaggaccatgcaaaaattggttcacatcggtccataattatatatagcccccatataaacggaccgccaaatttggcttgcgaggcctctaagagaagcaaatttcatccgatccggccgaaatttggtacatggtgttagtatatggtctctaacaaccatgcaaaaattggttcacatcggtccataattatatatagcccccatataaaccgatccccagatttgacctccggagcaccttggaacagcaaaattcttcccattcggttgaaatttggtacatgatgttagtatatggtctctaatgaccatgcaaaaattggtcgatatcggtccataattatatataggccccatataaaccgatccccagatttgacctccggaccaccttggaagagcaaaattcttcccattcggttgaaatttggtacgtgatgttagtatatggtatccaacaaccatgcaggaattggttcctatcagtccataattatatatagctcccatataaaccgatcgccagatttgacctccggtgccttttggagaagcaaaagtcacccgatctggttgaaatttggtacgtggtggtagtatatgatatttaacaaccatgccaaaagtggtccatatcagtccataatcatttatagcccccatataaaccgatcccgagatttggttttggagcctcttggaggagtacatttcatccgagtgagttgaaatttgtggatgacagtctttcgtagaagtttctacgcaatccatggtggagggtacataagattcggcctggccgtatatacttgtttttttttttttttttaaatcaaactttggcaaattaataaaatacatattaattcttaatttagcaataaaaattgaatgttttttttaatgttgactatataaaactaaaattacctCGAAGTTTtaactgcaaaatattctaattttttttaatgaaaattaaattaattttttaatttttaccatgaaaatgaaatttataggaaaattgaatgaattcatttgaatgaatattaaatatttaacaaaatttattttataagcaagcgacaaaaataaattgaattgtcTGTCTCTCACTTACCTAATTCCTGCTTATCTACTTACCATTTAAATGTCCAAAATATTTCTGTACCATCTTATCCATTAGGGGGAAATAATGATATTCCCTTAGGAAATCTTCGGCAAGGGAGTAGTACGTATTCAAGAAACGCTCTTTGAAAGTCATACGATCACTGTAGTCGGTAAAGCCGTGTGGAACAAATGCCCAAGGTGATAATAAACCCATCATTTGACTCATGTGATTTTCAAAACCCAATGTACCACTAGTCACCACGGGTATATCATAGATATAGGATAATGCCAAAAAAGGTTCCTGATAGAATTGCTCACACAATAGTAAGTCATACTGACCCCGGGGATGGGGATGATTGATCAATTCTTGAACTTGAGGTTGTTTCAGGGCATGTTCAGTGGTTGTACGACCAATAACTTCAAGCATAAAATGACTATCCACAACACCCATGGCGGTAAGATCAAAAATATTATCAGCTTTTAGAAATGGTAtaactgaaaatttcaaatttaaattaaaagtccgtttcaatccattttttttgctttaccaTCACTCCAGAAATCATAAACTGGTTCAATTAGAATTTCCGTATAATTATAACCCAGATTCAGATTTTTCAATGTGAATGAAGCAACCATGGTCACCTGATGACCTCTTTGTGTGAGTTCCTTAATGAGAGCGGAATGCATCATGTAATGACTTTTACCCGGAAATGAGAAAACCGCCAATATTCGATAGCCTTCAGTGTTGGTTGGGCAGCTGCACATCAACCATAGCAATGGGATGACCACAGCAAATTGTATGCAAggttttgtaaactttttgcaTGAAAAGAGAAAGAAAGAGAGCAAATTAAATGAATGTCCTTTTATGAAATAGCGAATATGAAATATTAATCGACAATTTTCGAAAAGCTAATTTAAACTTCTGCACTAACAAAAAA
Encoded here:
- the LOC142238562 gene encoding UDP-glycosyltransferase UGT5-like isoform X2, whose protein sequence is MCSCPTNTEGYRILAVFSFPGKSHYMMHSALIKELTQRGHQVTMVASFTLKNLNLGYNYTEILIEPVYDFWSDVIPFLKADNIFDLTAMGVVDSHFMLEVIGRTTTEHALKQPQVQELINHPHPRGQYDLLLCEQFYQEPFLALSYIYDIPVVTSGTLGFENHMSQMMGLLSPWAFVPHGFTDYSDRMTFKERFLNTYYSLAEDFLREYHYFPLMDKMVQKYFGHLNVSIPPISQMEKNISVMLLNSHLPLTSAIPLVPGMISVGGMHIYPPKKLPQDIQDFVDNADHGVIYFSLGSNVQSKDMPEDKLKIFLDVFASMKQKIIWKYEDENIKNLPKNILIKKWLPQADILAHPNVKVFITHGGLFGTQEGVHYGIPMLGIPFYCDQHLNLRKAVRNGYAISLHFQSITHRILKESLEKLIYDPRYSEVIKRFSRIFQDRPMNSRDVAVYWIEYVIRHKGAPQLRSAGLDLAWYQFYLLDVIAFALAIIMVAIFIVFSLVRAIVRCVSRKGKIKQN
- the LOC142238562 gene encoding UDP-glycosyltransferase UGT5-like isoform X1, whose amino-acid sequence is MFTKPCIQFAVVIPLLWLMCSCPTNTEGYRILAVFSFPGKSHYMMHSALIKELTQRGHQVTMVASFTLKNLNLGYNYTEILIEPVYDFWSDVIPFLKADNIFDLTAMGVVDSHFMLEVIGRTTTEHALKQPQVQELINHPHPRGQYDLLLCEQFYQEPFLALSYIYDIPVVTSGTLGFENHMSQMMGLLSPWAFVPHGFTDYSDRMTFKERFLNTYYSLAEDFLREYHYFPLMDKMVQKYFGHLNVSIPPISQMEKNISVMLLNSHLPLTSAIPLVPGMISVGGMHIYPPKKLPQDIQDFVDNADHGVIYFSLGSNVQSKDMPEDKLKIFLDVFASMKQKIIWKYEDENIKNLPKNILIKKWLPQADILAHPNVKVFITHGGLFGTQEGVHYGIPMLGIPFYCDQHLNLRKAVRNGYAISLHFQSITHRILKESLEKLIYDPRYSEVIKRFSRIFQDRPMNSRDVAVYWIEYVIRHKGAPQLRSAGLDLAWYQFYLLDVIAFALAIIMVAIFIVFSLVRAIVRCVSRKGKIKQN